The stretch of DNA GTGCTGTCAATCACGCTGTCGTTGTTTCCATCGGCGCTGACGCAAACACAAAGCAGCGAGACACAGCGCGCTGCGGCGGCACTCATGCCTGAGCTGGAACGGTCAATGCAGCCTACACCTGTGATCGCATCCACCCCTGCCGAGTCCGACAACCTTGCGACCTATGTCGCCAGCGAACCACAGAACGAGCCATCTCCACCCGAGTCCGCACTTCTGCCGAACTACAGCAAGCGCCTGCCCACCTCACTGCTGGAGAAGGACTTCAAGGACAACGCGCATAACGACTTTACCGTTTCGCGCCGATTGGCCGGCACGCATCCGAACGCGGACAAATCCATGATGGCGTTCATGATTTGCGAACCCTTCATCAAGAGTGCCATGCGCTTTTCAGCGTCGACAGCGATTGCCAGTGCCAAGAGCGCGAGCAGCCAACGATTCAAGGATCAGACCTATACCATCAGCAGCACCGTCAGCGCTCGCAACATGTTGGGCGACGATGTCAGCTACGGTTTCGACTGTTCAGTTCAACAAGTGGACGGCAAAGATACTGACAAGGCCGCATGGCGACTGCTCGATCTGAAACTGAAGAAGATCGAGTCTTAAGCCTCGTTTAAGGGTTCAAGGCGCCGGCTGCGCTATCATCGCCAGCCTGTGCGCCTTGAGCTTTGCCCCTGAATGTCCCCGATACCTGCTGACCTGAACCCGCTGCCTCCCGTTTTGGCCGGCCCGCTGCTGCGCCGACTGGAACCAACGCGAGTGGTGCTGTGGCTGGTCGGTACGCGTCAACTGTCGCTGACCTTGCGCCTGCAAGGCGTAGGAGACATCCCTCTCGATGCCGGGAAATGCTCGGTCATTCCTGTAGGCAGCCAAGCGTTCATCCATCTGATCGACGTGGCCCTCGACAGCGCCCTGCCCTGCGACACCGTTGTAAGCTACGACTTGCTGATCGATGGCCAGCAGCAGATCGCCGACTGGGCGCCACATCTGTTGTATGGCGATGCCCCCAGTCCCAACCTTGTCGTGCGCTCGCGAATCGATCAATTGCTCCACGGTTCCTGCCGCAAGCCCCATCATCCGGCAGCGGATGGCTTGCTCTGTGTCGATCAGTTGCTGGCGGTAGAAGCCGATCCGCAGCAACGCCCGGCACTGCTGATGATGAGCGGCGACCAGATCTACGCCGATGACGTCGCCGGGCCGATGCTGCGAGCCATTCATAGTTTGATCGAACGCCTCGGCCTGTTCGACGAACACCTCGACGGTGCCGTGGTCAGCGACAGCGCAAAACTCTACGAACACCCCGCCAGCTACTACCATCGCGCGGATTTATTACCGGCGCTGGAGAGCAACGAGACATTACGCGAGCGATTTTTCGGCGGCGCGCGCAAGCCGATTTTCACCAGCAGCAGCGCCGACAATCACCTGGTGACCTTCGCCGAAGTCATGGCGATGTATTTGTTGGTCTGGTCGCCGGTTGCGTGGACGTTGATCAGTCCGACAGCGCCATCGCTGACGCCTGAACGCTTGAAGCGCTACACCGTCGAACAAACCCGCATCGATGGTTTCAAGGCCGGTTTGGGCAATGTCGCCCGGGCGTTGGCGCACCTGCCGAGCCTGATGATTTTCGACGATCACGACATCACCGATGACTGGAATCTTTCCGCGCAGTGGGAGGAAACCGCCTATGGGCATCCGTTCTCCAAACGCATTATCGGCAACGCCTTGATCGCTTACATGCTGTGCCAGGGCTGGGGCAACAATCCGGATGCGTTCAAGGATGTGCTGGAGAACACCCGACGCCTGAGCGCCAGCGGCGATGATCGCTATCTCGACAGCCCGGTACAGGACGCTCTGATCGATGACTTGCTGCGCTTTCAGCATTGGCATTTTGTGTTGCCAAGCAGCCCTGCGCTGGTGGTGCTGGACACCCGCACCCGGCGCTGGCGCAGCGAGATGGCGCTCAAGCAACCGTCGGGGCTTCTCGATTGGGAGGCGTTGAGCGAACTGCAACAGGAACTGCTCGATCACCCGTCGGCGATCATCGTTTCTCCGGCGCCGATCTTCGGCGTGAAGCTGATCGAAACCGTGCAGAAGGTTTTCAGCTGGTGCGGTTATCCGCTGCTGGTCGACGCGGAAAACTGGATGGCCCATCGCGGCGCCGCGCAGGTGATCCTGAACATTTTCCGACACACCCGCACACCCGGGAACTACGTGGTGCTGTCCGGCGATGTGCATTATTCCTTCGTCTACGAAGTGCTGATCCGACACCGCAAGGCCGGCCCACGGATCTGGCAGATCACCAGCAGCGGGATCAAGAACGAGTTCCCGAAAACCCTGCTGGAATGGTTCGACCGCCTCAACCGCTGGCTCTACTCGCCGCGCTCGCCACTCAACTGGCTCACCAAACGCCGGCGCATGCGCATCGTGCCGTACACCCCGGAGCATGCCGAAGCCGGTGAGCGGCTGTGGAATTCAGCGGGGATTGGTCAGGTGTTTTTCAATGAGCACGGGCAGCCGAGCGAGATCATTCAGCACAATTCGAACGGGGCGGTGAAGACGCGGATGCTGGCGCCTGAGTTGGCGGATTATCCGGACTGACACGACGCCTTTTTGAGTGTGGGAGCGGGCTTGCTCGCGAAAGCATCTTGTCAGTCGACATTGTTGCTGAATGATCAATTGCATTGGCGAGCAAGCCCGCTCCCGCAGGGGCGTATCGGTAGCTTGTCAGTGCGCGGCCAAGGCGCGAGCCACACCTCTGACAATCATCTCCACCTCCCGCTCATCAATCGTCAGCGGCGGCAGCAGCCGTATCGTCTTGCCGCGCGTCACATTGATCAGCAACCCATGATCTCGCGCTGCAATCAACGTCAGATCACGGATCGGTTGCTTCAACTCGATGCCGATCATCAAGCCCTGCCCACGAATCGCCAACACGTCAGGATTGTCCGCCAGCTCGGCGCGCAGGCGGGTCAACAGGCGTTCGCCCTGCACCCGGACGTTCTCCAGCAACCCCTGTTCCTCGATGATTTCCAGCACCGTGCAGCCGACCCGGCAGGCCAGCGGATTACCGCCGAACGTACTGCCATGACTGCCGGGGGTAAACAGATTGGCCGCCCTGCCCCGCGCCAGGCAAGCGCCAATCGGTACGCCGTTGCCGAGGCCTTTGGCCAGGGTCATGACGTCCGGAACGATGCCTTCGTGCTGGAACGCAAACCACTGGCCGGTGCGGCCAATGCCGGTCTGGATTTCGTCGAGCATCAGCAGCCAGGCGTGCCGATTGCACAGTTCGCGCAAGGCTTTGAGGTAGCCGGGCGGCGCCAGTCGCACGCCGCTTTCGCCTTGAATCGGCTCGACCAGAATCGCCACGATGCGCTCGCCATGCTTTTGCTGCAGCTGATCCAGCGCCGTCAGATCACCGAAGGGCACTTTGACAAAATCCCCCGGCAGATCATTGAACCCCAGCCGTACCGCAGGGCCATCACTGGCCGACAACGTCCCCAGCGTGCGGCCATGAAACGCGTTGGCCATGACCACCACCAGCGGCTGTTCGATGCCTTTGCTCCAGCCGTACAAACGCGCCAGCTTCAGCGCGGTTTCGTTGGCCTCGGCGCCGGAGTTGTTGAAGAACGCCCGCTCCATTCCCGACAACTGCGTGAGTTTCTGCGCCAGCTGTTGCTGCCAGTCGATGCTGTACAGGTTGGAGGTGTGCAGCAACATTCCGGCCTGTTCGCTGATGGCGGCGACGATACGCGGATGTGAGTGCCCGACATTGGTCACCGCGACGCCCGCGACGGCATCCAGGTACTCACGACCGGCCTGATCCCACAGGCGAGTGCCCAGGCCTCTGGTGAAACTCAGGGCCAGCGGTTGGTAGGTGTTCATCAGGGCGGCGGTCATGACTTCAAACTCCAGTGAAGGTCGGTGTGTTTGCAGTATGGTTAGCCACCAGAACTGGATAAACTCGGAAAAACTTCAATCATTTAAAAGCAGAGATTGACAATGGACCTGTTGCAGGCGATGAGCGTGTACGTGAAGGTCGTGGAAGCCGGGAGCATGACGGCGGCCGCGTTGCAGTGCGAAATGTCCACGACCATGGTTGGCAATCATCTGCGCGCGCTGGAGCAACGGCTCGGTGTGCAGCTGCTGCAGCGCACCACTCGCCGGCAGCGGCTGACCGAGTTCGGCAGTGTTTACTATCAGCGCTGTCTGGATGTATTGGGACTCGTGGCCGACTCCGAGCGCTTGGCCGAACAGGCCCTCGACGAGCCTCGCGGGCTGCTGCGCATCACCGCGCCGCTGACCTTTGGTGTCGAACGTCTGGCACCGGCGCTCAGCGAGTTTTCCCTGCAATACCCGCAGGTAAAAATGGATGTGGTGCTGACCAACCGCCGCCCGGATCTGCTGGAAAGTGGTCTCGACGTGGCGTTTCGGCTAGGGCATTTCGAGCAGTCGAACCTGATCGCCCGGCCGCTGATCGATTACACCCTGACCGTGTGCGCCTCCCCGGCCTACGTCGCCCGACGCGGCATGCCGATCACCCCGCAAGACCTGCAACAACACGATTGCCTGTCGTTCGCCTACCCTGCCGGCGATGACTGGCAATCGGTGGAAAAACGCTGGCGCCTCAGCGGCCCGGACGGTGAGATTCTGGTGGATGTCAGCGGGCCAATGCTGATGAACACCTCCGCTGGCCTGCATCAGGCGGCACGCACCGGCATGGGCATCGTGATGCTGCCCGATGCGCTGGTGGAACAAGACCTGCGCGATGGCAAACTGGTGACGGTGATCCCCGATTACCAGCCCCCGAGCCGCCCGTTGCATCTGCTTTACGCCCCGGATCGTTATCGCTTGCCAAAGCTGCGGCGCTTCGTCGAGTTTGCGATGCAGACGTGGGGCAGATCCTGATCCGGAGGCTTTCGACTAAGCTCCCATGATCGCCGACAAGGACGCCGCCATCTGATGAAAAACAACCTCACCGTACGCAATCTGTTGCCCGATGAAGTGGAGTCAGTGCGGCAGTTTCTTGGGCAACACGGCTGGGGCCATCGAACAGGCTCCAGCGACCACTTCGCCCAACTCATCGAAAACTCGCAACGTACTGCCGTCGCGCTGAGCGACGAGCAGATCATCGGTTTCGCCCGAGGCATCACCGACGGTTTGTCCAACGGTTATCTGTCGATGGTCGTGGTCGATGACCAGCATCGGCGCGCAGGCGTTGGCCGTGCGCTGGTCGAGCATGTCATGGGCGACAACTCCGACATCACCTGGGTGCTGCGCGCAGGTCGTGAAGGCGCGGAGGCGTTTTTTGCCAGTTTGGGGTTTGAAACATCGGTGATTGCCATGGAACGGCCGCGCTTGAAATAACCGGCGCCGACCATGGCAATCGCTATGCTTCATCTTCTCTTGCAAGCACGGACGCCAAATGATGCTAATCACTCTGCAAAACACCCCGTTGTGGGTTTATGCGGTTTTCCTGGTACTGGTTTATTTCGGGATCAAGGCTCGCACGCCCAGCCCCAAGAGCCGTTTAGCGATGCTGATCACGCCACCAGCGTTGATAGTCTGGTCTCTCTTTTCAATAAATCTGACGCTTGACCCGGCCCTGTCCCTCAGTTGCTGGATTGGCGCTCTGCTGCTGGGCGGCTTTGCGGCATGGCTAATGTTTTCGGCTCAAGACGTGACGCTTGATGATTCGCAAACAGGACTGATCTTGCCCGGCTCATGGAAGGTGCTGATGTTGTACCTGCTGTTTTTTGCCGTGAATTACTACTTTGGCTATCAGGACGACGTGCATCCAGAGCAAGCCTGCGCCCCGGATATGCTGCTGTTCAAAGCTGCAGCGTCAGGTTTCGTTTGTGGGTTGATTGGCACTCGTTCGCTGAAGTACTACCGGTTGCTGCGCTCGCTTCAGGCGCAACGCTCGGGAGTGAGCGCGCAATGAATCAGGAGCCGTCTTTCACCAACACCGGTTTCTCCTGATAGCGCTGCGCAAACAACTGCTTCAACTGCGCGACCTTCGGCATGTCGTTGATCACGATGTACGGATAGCTCGGATGCTCGGTCAGGAAGTCCTGGTGATAGTCTTCCGCCGGGTAAAATCCGTTGTAGCTTTCCAGTTTGGTGACGATCGGTTTGCTGTAGGCATGCGCCGCATCGAGCTGGGTGATGTAGGCCTGCGCCACGCGTTGCTGGTCGGCGTTGACCGGGAACAGTGCCGAGCGGTATTGCGTGCCGCTGTCGGGGCCCTGGCGGTTGAGTTCGGTCGGGTTGTGGGCCACCGAGAAGTAGATCTGCAGCAGGCTGCCGTAGCTGACTTGCGTCGGGTCGAAGGTAACCTGCACCGACTCGGCATGGCCGGTGTCGCCTTCGCTGACCCGCTCGTATTGCGCGGTGTTCGCGGCACCGCCGGCGTAACCGGAGACGGCTTTCTGCACACCTTTTACGTGTTGAAAAACCCCTTGTACGCCCCAGAAACAACCACCGGCGAACACTGCAGTTTCACTGTGCGCCTGTGTGGTTTCGTCGAGGGCCGGCGGCGGAATGATCACCGCGTCCTCGGCCCCGAAAGAGAACGCCGAGCACTGGCCGATCACACCGGCCAGCG from Pseudomonas sp. P8_229 encodes:
- the msrA gene encoding peptide-methionine (S)-S-oxide reductase MsrA, with the protein product MKNQNNWRRGLLAVALAGVIGQCSAFSFGAEDAVIIPPPALDETTQAHSETAVFAGGCFWGVQGVFQHVKGVQKAVSGYAGGAANTAQYERVSEGDTGHAESVQVTFDPTQVSYGSLLQIYFSVAHNPTELNRQGPDSGTQYRSALFPVNADQQRVAQAYITQLDAAHAYSKPIVTKLESYNGFYPAEDYHQDFLTEHPSYPYIVINDMPKVAQLKQLFAQRYQEKPVLVKDGS
- a CDS encoding LysR family transcriptional regulator: MDLLQAMSVYVKVVEAGSMTAAALQCEMSTTMVGNHLRALEQRLGVQLLQRTTRRQRLTEFGSVYYQRCLDVLGLVADSERLAEQALDEPRGLLRITAPLTFGVERLAPALSEFSLQYPQVKMDVVLTNRRPDLLESGLDVAFRLGHFEQSNLIARPLIDYTLTVCASPAYVARRGMPITPQDLQQHDCLSFAYPAGDDWQSVEKRWRLSGPDGEILVDVSGPMLMNTSAGLHQAARTGMGIVMLPDALVEQDLRDGKLVTVIPDYQPPSRPLHLLYAPDRYRLPKLRRFVEFAMQTWGRS
- a CDS encoding alkaline phosphatase D family protein, with product MSPIPADLNPLPPVLAGPLLRRLEPTRVVLWLVGTRQLSLTLRLQGVGDIPLDAGKCSVIPVGSQAFIHLIDVALDSALPCDTVVSYDLLIDGQQQIADWAPHLLYGDAPSPNLVVRSRIDQLLHGSCRKPHHPAADGLLCVDQLLAVEADPQQRPALLMMSGDQIYADDVAGPMLRAIHSLIERLGLFDEHLDGAVVSDSAKLYEHPASYYHRADLLPALESNETLRERFFGGARKPIFTSSSADNHLVTFAEVMAMYLLVWSPVAWTLISPTAPSLTPERLKRYTVEQTRIDGFKAGLGNVARALAHLPSLMIFDDHDITDDWNLSAQWEETAYGHPFSKRIIGNALIAYMLCQGWGNNPDAFKDVLENTRRLSASGDDRYLDSPVQDALIDDLLRFQHWHFVLPSSPALVVLDTRTRRWRSEMALKQPSGLLDWEALSELQQELLDHPSAIIVSPAPIFGVKLIETVQKVFSWCGYPLLVDAENWMAHRGAAQVILNIFRHTRTPGNYVVLSGDVHYSFVYEVLIRHRKAGPRIWQITSSGIKNEFPKTLLEWFDRLNRWLYSPRSPLNWLTKRRRMRIVPYTPEHAEAGERLWNSAGIGQVFFNEHGQPSEIIQHNSNGAVKTRMLAPELADYPD
- a CDS encoding aspartate aminotransferase family protein encodes the protein MTAALMNTYQPLALSFTRGLGTRLWDQAGREYLDAVAGVAVTNVGHSHPRIVAAISEQAGMLLHTSNLYSIDWQQQLAQKLTQLSGMERAFFNNSGAEANETALKLARLYGWSKGIEQPLVVVMANAFHGRTLGTLSASDGPAVRLGFNDLPGDFVKVPFGDLTALDQLQQKHGERIVAILVEPIQGESGVRLAPPGYLKALRELCNRHAWLLMLDEIQTGIGRTGQWFAFQHEGIVPDVMTLAKGLGNGVPIGACLARGRAANLFTPGSHGSTFGGNPLACRVGCTVLEIIEEQGLLENVRVQGERLLTRLRAELADNPDVLAIRGQGLMIGIELKQPIRDLTLIAARDHGLLINVTRGKTIRLLPPLTIDEREVEMIVRGVARALAAH
- a CDS encoding GNAT family N-acetyltransferase, producing the protein MKNNLTVRNLLPDEVESVRQFLGQHGWGHRTGSSDHFAQLIENSQRTAVALSDEQIIGFARGITDGLSNGYLSMVVVDDQHRRAGVGRALVEHVMGDNSDITWVLRAGREGAEAFFASLGFETSVIAMERPRLK